A single genomic interval of Streptomyces showdoensis harbors:
- a CDS encoding LPXTG cell wall anchor domain-containing protein yields MKIRRILATAVAAAVTTPVVLLSAAPAFADTKPGTAAEQRTKKPTIEELRLAVTKAQAAYDAAVVADSDAQRAMDEFDKPSNPLAVTLAAAKKASAEAAAAKVLADEALTKAKDALAALPADAPQVDKDAAQKAVDDAQKAADEAKTTAETKAAAYTAADKAFDDAAVELSRKIGKAQKAKADALKTLDAAKAALKAAEEEEPGEDCDFDKNFVTTLTGPKKVTVGTSAVYNLRFTNKGKELTFDEVGGYANAFSLDDGQDKYLSVLWSSANSPKWQPVDEEEGFSSLSAVKPGGSFDFKLKVTVDAKAKAGDAVLAGGGGYMNKDGSCGFSDEGAFAEFTVVKAAKPAPGKGTGGSGNGGSSTGGNGNTSQQGGSSDTAVTGGTSGSTGGTLAKTGSSNSTLPIALTGGAAVVLGAGAMVLVRRRKAGADA; encoded by the coding sequence TTGAAGATCCGTCGGATTCTCGCGACCGCCGTGGCCGCCGCCGTGACCACCCCGGTCGTGCTCCTCTCCGCCGCGCCCGCCTTCGCGGACACCAAGCCGGGTACCGCCGCCGAGCAGCGGACCAAGAAGCCCACGATCGAGGAGCTCCGGCTCGCGGTCACCAAGGCGCAGGCCGCGTACGACGCGGCCGTCGTCGCGGACTCGGACGCCCAGCGGGCCATGGACGAGTTCGACAAGCCCAGCAACCCGCTGGCCGTCACGCTCGCCGCGGCGAAGAAGGCCTCCGCCGAGGCCGCCGCCGCCAAGGTCCTCGCCGACGAGGCGCTGACGAAGGCCAAGGACGCGCTGGCCGCGCTGCCCGCCGACGCCCCGCAGGTCGACAAGGACGCCGCCCAGAAGGCCGTCGACGACGCCCAGAAGGCAGCCGACGAGGCGAAGACCACCGCCGAGACCAAGGCCGCGGCCTACACCGCAGCGGACAAAGCCTTCGACGACGCCGCAGTCGAGCTCTCGCGCAAGATCGGCAAGGCGCAGAAGGCCAAGGCCGACGCCCTCAAGACCCTCGACGCCGCCAAGGCCGCCCTCAAGGCCGCCGAGGAGGAGGAGCCGGGCGAGGACTGCGACTTCGACAAGAACTTCGTCACCACGCTCACCGGCCCGAAGAAGGTCACGGTCGGCACCAGCGCCGTCTACAACCTGCGCTTCACCAACAAGGGCAAGGAGCTGACCTTCGACGAGGTCGGCGGCTACGCCAACGCCTTCTCCCTGGACGACGGCCAGGACAAGTACCTCAGCGTGCTCTGGTCCTCGGCCAACAGCCCGAAGTGGCAGCCGGTCGACGAGGAGGAGGGCTTCTCCAGCCTCTCCGCGGTCAAGCCGGGCGGCTCCTTCGACTTCAAGCTGAAGGTCACCGTCGACGCCAAGGCCAAGGCCGGCGACGCGGTGCTGGCCGGTGGCGGTGGCTACATGAACAAGGACGGCTCCTGCGGCTTCAGCGACGAGGGCGCCTTCGCCGAGTTCACCGTCGTCAAGGCCGCCAAGCCCGCCCCGGGCAAGGGCACGGGCGGCTCCGGCAACGGTGGCTCCAGCACGGGTGGCAACGGCAACACCTCCCAGCAGGGCGGTTCGTCCGACACCGCGGTGACCGGCGGCACGTCCGGCTCCACCGGCGGCACCCTTGCCAAGACCGGTTCGAGCAACTCGACCCTGCCGATCGCCCTCACGGGCGGCGCGGCGGTCGTGCTCGGCGCCGGCGCGATGGTGCTCGTGCGTCGCCGTAAGGCCGGCGCGGACGCGTAA